A part of Desulfobacter sp. genomic DNA contains:
- a CDS encoding transglutaminase domain-containing protein, translating to MDDYCSPTYFIESDHPEIIKFSRDLTGDADTDIEKAVRIYYGVRDKIRYNPYDIDPDRESMRASRVLEKGQGYCVAKAVLLAACLRSQGVPARLGFADVKNHLNTRRLKEQMGTDLFVWHGYTDVFLGEKWVKATPAFNLSLCEAFGVLPLEFDGRADSVFHPFNAKGDRHMEYVNDHGSFADLPWDMILGAFKATYPDFYKNGSRGTADFKADALAENL from the coding sequence ATGGACGACTATTGTTCACCCACCTATTTTATCGAGTCAGATCATCCCGAAATCATAAAATTTTCCAGGGATCTTACGGGGGACGCGGATACGGATATTGAAAAAGCCGTCCGGATCTATTACGGGGTCAGGGATAAAATCCGGTACAACCCCTATGATATTGACCCGGACAGGGAAAGCATGCGGGCCAGCCGGGTGCTGGAAAAGGGGCAGGGGTATTGTGTGGCCAAGGCCGTGCTGCTGGCCGCCTGCCTGAGAAGCCAGGGCGTTCCGGCCCGGCTGGGGTTTGCCGATGTAAAGAACCATCTCAACACCCGGCGTTTGAAAGAGCAGATGGGAACGGATCTATTTGTCTGGCACGGATATACGGATGTGTTTTTAGGGGAAAAGTGGGTGAAGGCCACCCCGGCCTTTAACCTGAGCCTGTGCGAGGCATTCGGGGTGCTGCCCCTGGAATTCGACGGAAGGGCGGATTCCGTATTTCACCCCTTTAATGCCAAGGGAGACCGGCACATGGAATATGTCAATGACCACGGCAGTTTTGCCGATCTGCCCTGGGATATGATTTTAGGGGCCTTTAAGGCGACCTATCCTGATTTTTATAAAAATGGGAGCCGGGGCACCGCCGATTTTAAGGCAGATGCCCTGGCCGAGAATTTATAG
- a CDS encoding helix-turn-helix transcriptional regulator, protein MENRHFKRIRTRLGKTQKELAQLLGVSIKAIHSYEQGWRKIPHHVERQMLFLLSRVAGENRDTRQCWDINQCPESKQATCPAWEFKSGDLCWFINGTKCSGKAHNSWENKMEECRTCEVFFKFFENEQGILSDE, encoded by the coding sequence ATGGAAAACCGACATTTCAAACGCATCAGAACCCGGTTGGGCAAAACCCAGAAAGAACTGGCCCAGCTTCTGGGTGTTTCCATCAAGGCCATCCACAGCTACGAACAGGGATGGCGGAAAATTCCCCACCATGTGGAACGGCAGATGCTTTTTCTCCTGTCCAGGGTGGCCGGGGAAAACCGGGACACCAGACAATGCTGGGACATCAACCAATGCCCTGAAAGCAAACAGGCCACCTGCCCGGCATGGGAATTCAAGTCCGGTGACCTCTGCTGGTTCATCAACGGCACCAAATGCAGCGGCAAAGCCCATAATTCCTGGGAAAACAAGATGGAAGAATGCCGGACCTGCGAGGTCTTTTTTAAATTTTTTGAGAACGAACAAGGAATATTGAGTGATGAGTGA
- the clpB gene encoding ATP-dependent chaperone ClpB, with amino-acid sequence MTFDKLTMKSQELIQQAHSLAGEKGHQAIEPIHFLGAMLRDGQGIAVSILNKIGISPQSISGQVETALEGMVKVSGGDPYLSSDSRKMLDKAFKEAAKMKDQYVSLEHIFISLTQARDKAGELLSSAGVTKDAILSVLREIRGNQRVTDQNPEDKYQALEKFGRDLTDLARQGKLDPVIGRDEEIRRIVQVLSRRRKNNPVLIGEPGVGKTAIVEGLAQRIVEGDVSDSLKNRRVIALDMGQLLAGAKYRGEFEDRLKAVLKEVEAAEGEIVLFIDELHTVVGAGAAEGSVDASNMLKPALARGSLRCVGATTLDEYRKYIEKDAALERRFQPVTALEPTVEDTISILRGLKEKYEVHHGIRIKDAALVAAATLSNRYIADRFLPDKAIDLVDECASKLRIEIDSMPRAIDEIQRRITQAKIERQALIKEKDAASKERLAGLEQQMAAMEEEIRPLKLHWDNEKSMIREISGIREEVDRLQTEAQLAERAGNLEKVAQIRYGAIADLNRKLEDKKQALAGLQETRQMLKEDVDEADVAEVVSAWTGIPVSKMLQGEQEKLVQMETHIRKRVIGQEKAIDAVSNAVRRARSGLQPEDRPIGTFIFMGPTGVGKTELAKSLAEFMFDSEEAMVRLDMSEYMEKHSVARLIGAPPGYVGYDEGGYLTEAVRRRPYSVLLFDEIEKAHPDVFNILLQVLDDGRMTDGHGRTVDFRNTIIIMTSNIGSRLLLETTDAPEAETEAGVAAALKSAFRPEFLNRIDEIITFHALTRENIMDIAAIQIGLLNKRMAARKLAVELDQGAMALVAQKGYDPGFGARPLKRVIQQEIENPLSMAILKGRFLEGQTARFTLDGSGSALVLAD; translated from the coding sequence ATGACATTTGATAAATTAACCATGAAATCCCAGGAGCTGATCCAGCAGGCCCATTCCCTTGCCGGAGAAAAAGGCCACCAGGCCATTGAACCCATCCACTTCCTCGGGGCCATGCTCCGGGACGGCCAGGGGATTGCTGTATCCATCCTCAATAAAATCGGCATCAGCCCCCAGTCAATTAGCGGCCAGGTTGAAACCGCCCTGGAAGGCATGGTCAAGGTCTCCGGCGGCGACCCGTATCTTTCCAGCGATTCCAGAAAGATGCTGGATAAGGCCTTTAAGGAAGCGGCCAAGATGAAGGACCAGTATGTGAGTCTGGAACATATTTTCATCAGCCTCACCCAGGCCAGGGACAAGGCCGGGGAACTCCTGTCCTCGGCCGGCGTGACCAAGGACGCCATCCTGTCCGTTCTCCGGGAGATCCGGGGAAACCAGCGGGTCACCGACCAGAATCCCGAGGACAAGTACCAGGCCCTGGAGAAATTCGGCAGGGATCTCACCGATCTGGCCCGGCAGGGAAAACTGGACCCGGTCATCGGCCGGGACGAGGAGATCCGGCGCATTGTCCAGGTGCTCTCCCGCCGGCGGAAGAATAATCCCGTGCTCATCGGCGAGCCCGGGGTGGGGAAGACCGCCATTGTGGAAGGCCTGGCCCAGCGCATTGTGGAAGGGGATGTTTCCGATTCCCTGAAGAACCGCCGGGTGATCGCCCTGGATATGGGGCAGCTCCTGGCCGGGGCCAAGTACCGGGGCGAGTTTGAGGACCGGCTCAAGGCCGTGCTCAAGGAGGTGGAAGCGGCCGAGGGGGAGATCGTCCTTTTCATTGACGAGCTGCATACCGTTGTCGGGGCCGGAGCCGCCGAAGGGTCTGTGGATGCCTCCAATATGCTCAAGCCGGCACTGGCCCGGGGGAGCCTGAGATGCGTCGGGGCCACCACCCTGGATGAGTACCGAAAATACATTGAAAAGGATGCGGCCCTGGAACGCCGGTTCCAGCCGGTAACCGCTTTGGAACCCACGGTGGAGGATACCATCTCCATTCTCAGGGGGCTAAAGGAAAAATACGAGGTCCACCACGGCATCCGTATCAAGGACGCGGCCCTGGTGGCGGCGGCCACCCTGTCCAACCGGTATATTGCCGACCGGTTCCTGCCGGACAAGGCCATTGACCTGGTGGATGAATGCGCCTCAAAACTGCGTATTGAGATAGACTCCATGCCCCGGGCCATCGACGAGATCCAGCGCCGGATCACCCAGGCCAAGATTGAGCGCCAGGCCCTGATCAAGGAGAAGGATGCGGCCTCAAAGGAACGGCTGGCCGGACTGGAACAGCAGATGGCGGCCATGGAAGAAGAAATCCGCCCCCTGAAGCTGCACTGGGACAATGAAAAGTCCATGATCCGGGAGATTTCCGGTATCCGTGAAGAGGTGGACCGGCTCCAGACCGAGGCCCAGCTGGCCGAGCGGGCCGGGAACCTTGAGAAGGTGGCCCAGATCCGCTATGGCGCCATTGCCGACCTCAACCGGAAGCTGGAGGATAAAAAGCAGGCCCTGGCCGGTCTCCAGGAAACCCGGCAGATGCTCAAGGAGGATGTGGATGAGGCGGATGTGGCAGAGGTGGTGTCCGCCTGGACCGGTATCCCCGTTTCCAAAATGCTTCAGGGTGAACAGGAAAAACTGGTGCAAATGGAGACCCATATTCGAAAACGGGTGATCGGCCAGGAAAAGGCCATTGACGCGGTATCCAACGCTGTGAGAAGGGCCCGGTCCGGACTCCAGCCCGAAGACCGCCCCATCGGCACCTTTATTTTCATGGGGCCCACGGGGGTGGGCAAGACCGAACTGGCCAAGTCACTGGCCGAGTTTATGTTTGATTCCGAGGAGGCCATGGTCCGGCTGGATATGTCCGAATACATGGAAAAGCACAGTGTGGCCCGGCTCATCGGCGCCCCTCCGGGGTATGTGGGCTATGACGAAGGGGGGTATCTGACCGAAGCGGTCCGGCGCCGGCCCTATTCGGTGCTGCTATTTGACGAGATCGAAAAGGCCCATCCCGATGTCTTCAATATCCTTCTCCAGGTACTGGATGACGGGCGGATGACCGACGGCCACGGCCGCACCGTGGATTTCAGGAATACCATCATTATCATGACCTCCAATATCGGCTCCCGGCTGCTGCTGGAGACCACAGATGCCCCTGAGGCGGAAACAGAGGCCGGTGTGGCCGCCGCCCTCAAGTCCGCCTTCAGGCCCGAGTTTTTGAACCGGATTGACGAGATCATCACCTTCCATGCCCTGACCCGGGAGAATATCATGGATATTGCGGCCATCCAGATCGGACTGCTCAATAAGCGGATGGCCGCCCGGAAACTGGCCGTTGAACTGGACCAGGGGGCCATGGCGCTGGTGGCCCAAAAGGGCTATGACCCCGGGTTCGGCGCCCGTCCCCTGAAGCGGGTGATCCAGCAGGAGATCGAAAATCCCCTGTCCATGGCCATCCTCAAGGGCAGGTTCCTGGAAGGGCAGACCGCCCGGTTCACCCTTGACGGCAGCGGCAGCGCCCTGGTGCTGGCCGATTGA
- a CDS encoding NADH peroxidase, translated as MKTYVCSVCGYSHEGDDAPESCPQCGAVKSKFTVQEGELVWADAHAIGVAKDVDPEILQGLKDNFMGECTEVGMYLAMSRQADREGYPEVAEAYKRIAFEEAEHAAKFAELLGEVVEADTKANLQARVLAENGACKGKKDIAVRAKELGYDAIHDTVHEMCKDEARHGMAFEGLLNRFFK; from the coding sequence ATGAAAACCTATGTATGTTCAGTTTGCGGCTATTCCCATGAAGGTGACGATGCACCTGAATCCTGCCCCCAGTGCGGGGCGGTAAAATCCAAATTCACCGTACAGGAAGGTGAACTGGTCTGGGCCGACGCCCATGCCATCGGCGTGGCCAAAGATGTGGATCCTGAAATCCTCCAGGGCCTGAAAGATAATTTCATGGGCGAATGTACCGAAGTCGGGATGTACCTGGCCATGAGCCGCCAGGCCGACCGGGAAGGATATCCCGAAGTGGCCGAGGCATACAAACGGATCGCTTTTGAAGAGGCTGAACATGCAGCCAAGTTTGCCGAACTGCTGGGTGAGGTAGTTGAGGCGGACACCAAAGCCAACCTCCAGGCCCGTGTCCTGGCTGAAAACGGCGCCTGCAAAGGCAAGAAGGATATTGCCGTACGGGCCAAAGAACTGGGCTACGACGCCATCCACGACACCGTCCATGAGATGTGCAAGGACGAAGCCCGCCATGGCATGGCCTTTGAGGGCCTGTTAAACAGGTTTTTCAAATAG
- a CDS encoding ferredoxin: MKIPVLDMAECILCEVCIDLAPHAFQINDAGFVEVLPLGDYEGEEIHEAVKNCPKDCISWEE, from the coding sequence ATGAAAATTCCGGTACTTGATATGGCTGAATGCATACTCTGTGAAGTCTGCATCGACCTGGCGCCCCATGCCTTCCAGATCAACGATGCCGGGTTTGTGGAAGTGCTTCCCCTGGGCGATTATGAAGGTGAGGAGATCCACGAAGCCGTAAAAAACTGTCCCAAGGACTGCATTTCCTGGGAAGAATGA
- a CDS encoding serine acetyltransferase: protein MSEFIMDPAACQTGRETMSEHRKALPDAINEVMASLDDDTCFAHIGDEPIHFTTSVREMIDKFREIIFPGYFSAEKVDGANLPYHMGQAISQLYDIICEQVIHVLRHDCIRYELACAECEPRGNEVALKMIRAIPHLRRCLAEDVRGAYDGDPAAKSHDEVIFSYPGLYAITVYRIANILYTLKVPQLPRIMTEYAHSLTGIDIHPGATIGRRFVIDHGTGIVIGETAVIGNNVRIYQNVTIGALSLPPGAGEKLRGAKRHPTIEDDVIVYSGATILGGETVIGARSVVGGNVWLTESIPADTKVFIETPRQIYRNQDKEK from the coding sequence ATGAGTGAATTTATCATGGATCCAGCGGCCTGCCAGACCGGCCGGGAGACCATGTCGGAACACCGCAAAGCACTGCCAGATGCCATCAATGAAGTGATGGCATCCCTGGACGACGATACCTGCTTTGCCCATATTGGAGACGAACCCATCCATTTCACCACCTCGGTGCGTGAAATGATCGACAAATTCAGAGAGATTATCTTCCCAGGATATTTTTCCGCCGAAAAGGTGGACGGTGCCAACCTGCCCTACCACATGGGCCAGGCGATTTCCCAGCTCTATGACATCATCTGTGAACAGGTGATCCACGTGCTGCGACATGACTGCATCCGGTATGAACTGGCCTGTGCCGAATGCGAACCCCGGGGCAACGAGGTCGCCCTTAAGATGATCCGGGCCATCCCCCACCTGCGCCGCTGCCTGGCCGAAGATGTCCGGGGGGCCTATGACGGGGACCCGGCCGCCAAGAGCCACGATGAAGTGATTTTCTCCTACCCCGGGCTCTATGCCATCACCGTCTACCGCATTGCCAACATCCTGTATACCCTCAAGGTGCCCCAGCTGCCGCGGATCATGACCGAATACGCCCACAGCCTCACGGGAATTGATATCCACCCCGGTGCCACCATCGGCAGACGGTTTGTCATCGACCACGGCACCGGCATCGTAATCGGGGAGACAGCGGTGATCGGCAACAATGTCAGGATTTACCAGAATGTCACCATCGGGGCCCTTTCCCTGCCGCCGGGTGCCGGAGAAAAGCTTCGGGGTGCCAAGCGCCATCCCACCATTGAGGATGATGTAATTGTCTATTCCGGGGCCACCATCCTGGGCGGAGAGACCGTTATCGGTGCCCGGTCGGTGGTGGGCGGCAATGTCTGGCTCACCGAGTCCATTCCTGCGGATACCAAAGTTTTTATAGAGACCCCGCGGCAGATTTACAGGAACCAGGACAAGGAGAAATAA
- a CDS encoding FUSC family protein, with the protein MAARGVKGLADEFRLSSPVFRHALRAALAITVAIAAARGLGLAHSVWVPVTVLVVMRPSLGGTLHISWKRFAGTAMGAVAGVLMVCLKLPAPVVAALVLVMVFFIFYFKAHHYVLFTATLTVALVLILGTVFSHTWQGGAERMADTLLGIAIGLGASFLVWPNFARKNLRREMGDLIAAQHRHFSQLVAAYFGDDTDMSGLLAGRLTAVQHLDACTEKFTDAAIEPGLRASQRQELVNLADAFTGVHRTLTAMASTVGKSSGVFHGSILAECQGVVACLDRLFSALESYAREDQAFEDQAFNERFSRFMVFLGRMRSQGEFDRFPLDSRNNASAFIRQINRLAADLERARKGIEALRTGR; encoded by the coding sequence ATGGCGGCCAGGGGGGTAAAAGGGCTTGCGGATGAATTCAGGTTGTCATCCCCTGTATTCCGCCATGCCCTGCGCGCGGCCCTTGCCATCACCGTTGCCATTGCTGCTGCACGGGGGCTGGGGCTGGCCCATTCCGTCTGGGTGCCCGTGACCGTGCTTGTTGTGATGCGCCCCTCCCTGGGGGGGACCCTGCACATCAGCTGGAAGCGGTTTGCCGGAACCGCCATGGGGGCTGTTGCGGGGGTGCTCATGGTTTGCCTTAAGCTGCCTGCCCCGGTTGTGGCCGCCCTGGTTCTGGTGATGGTTTTTTTTATCTTCTATTTTAAAGCCCACCATTATGTTCTATTTACCGCCACCCTGACCGTGGCACTGGTGCTGATTCTGGGAACGGTATTTTCCCACACCTGGCAGGGAGGCGCAGAACGGATGGCGGATACCCTGCTGGGGATCGCCATCGGCCTTGGGGCCTCTTTTCTGGTCTGGCCGAATTTTGCCAGGAAAAATTTGCGCCGGGAAATGGGGGATTTAATCGCGGCCCAGCACCGCCATTTTTCCCAGTTGGTGGCCGCTTATTTCGGCGATGACACTGATATGTCAGGGCTGCTGGCCGGACGGCTGACGGCCGTGCAGCACCTCGACGCCTGCACGGAAAAATTCACCGATGCCGCCATTGAACCCGGGTTGCGGGCATCCCAGCGCCAGGAACTGGTCAATCTGGCGGACGCTTTCACAGGCGTCCACCGGACCTTGACGGCCATGGCCTCCACCGTTGGCAAATCCTCCGGCGTTTTTCACGGCAGTATCCTGGCCGAATGCCAGGGGGTGGTGGCCTGCCTTGACCGGCTGTTTTCAGCTCTGGAGTCCTACGCAAGAGAGGATCAGGCCTTTGAGGATCAGGCGTTTAATGAGCGGTTCAGCCGGTTCATGGTGTTTCTGGGCAGGATGCGGTCCCAGGGGGAATTTGACCGCTTCCCCCTGGACAGCCGGAACAATGCCTCGGCCTTTATCCGTCAAATCAACCGGCTTGCGGCTGACCTGGAGAGGGCACGAAAGGGCATAGAAGCCCTGAGAACCGGCCGGTAA
- the cysK gene encoding cysteine synthase A — MPPLDNIVQACGNTPLVYLEKPSRACGADLYAKLEYFNPLSSVKDRVGRAMIEAGFRDGSINSKTLIVEPTSGNTGIALAFVARIKGLRLILTMPETMSLERRQLLQHLGAELVLTPGAQGMKGAIEEAKRIVASRDNAMMPDQFSNPANPEAHRRTTGPEIWEALGEKIDFFVAGVGTGGTLTGVSEFIKSKKPGLVSIAVEPADSPVISGGSPGPHPLQGIGAGFVPENLNRGIVDRILLMEGEDALAGARTLAADCGILCGISSGANFHAAFETGKENPGATIVFPACDTGERYLSTDLFKSQ; from the coding sequence ATGCCCCCACTCGATAATATCGTACAGGCCTGCGGCAATACCCCGCTGGTCTATCTTGAAAAACCGTCCAGGGCATGCGGGGCAGACCTCTATGCCAAGCTGGAATATTTCAATCCCCTGTCCAGCGTAAAAGACCGGGTGGGACGGGCCATGATCGAGGCCGGTTTCAGGGACGGCTCCATCAATTCCAAGACCCTCATCGTGGAACCCACATCCGGAAATACCGGTATTGCCCTGGCCTTTGTGGCCCGGATAAAGGGGCTGCGCCTCATTCTGACCATGCCCGAAACCATGAGCCTGGAACGGCGCCAGCTGCTCCAGCATTTGGGGGCGGAACTGGTGCTGACCCCGGGGGCCCAGGGAATGAAAGGGGCCATTGAAGAAGCCAAACGGATTGTGGCCTCCCGGGACAACGCCATGATGCCGGACCAGTTCTCCAACCCGGCCAACCCGGAAGCCCACCGCCGGACCACGGGCCCTGAAATATGGGAGGCCCTGGGCGAAAAAATAGACTTTTTTGTGGCCGGCGTAGGCACCGGCGGCACCCTCACCGGGGTATCGGAATTCATCAAATCCAAAAAACCGGGCCTGGTTTCCATTGCCGTTGAACCGGCCGACTCTCCGGTGATCTCCGGAGGCTCCCCCGGGCCCCACCCCCTCCAGGGCATCGGCGCAGGCTTTGTCCCCGAAAACCTGAACCGTGGCATCGTCGACCGCATCCTTCTCATGGAAGGGGAGGACGCCCTGGCCGGCGCCAGAACCCTGGCAGCAGACTGCGGTATCCTCTGCGGCATCTCCTCGGGGGCCAATTTCCATGCCGCCTTTGAAACAGGTAAAGAAAATCCCGGCGCCACCATTGTATTTCCAGCCTGTGACACCGGGGAGCGGTATCTGAGTACGGATCTTTTCAAATCGCAGTAA
- a CDS encoding PilZ domain-containing protein, translating to MTPLKIIFSLILTLISLFVIIQLIRLFRKVKQTSGSATAKNIYVIKYNNDEEYEEPVTESRTGPAAPPASKPDGTEKRRYPRREFQGFVDFIKEGTLYKEKARDLSYSGIFIRSNTPDKYKKNDFITMTFQTDQAGPQKRNGRIVRIDTTGIGVNFVP from the coding sequence ATGACGCCACTAAAAATTATATTCTCTCTCATTCTCACCCTGATTTCCCTATTTGTGATTATTCAGTTGATCCGGCTCTTTCGAAAAGTCAAACAAACCTCGGGCAGTGCCACGGCAAAAAACATTTACGTTATCAAATACAATAACGATGAGGAATATGAAGAACCGGTGACGGAATCCCGGACCGGGCCCGCCGCCCCGCCAGCCTCCAAACCGGACGGGACGGAAAAGAGAAGATACCCGAGAAGAGAATTCCAGGGGTTTGTGGATTTCATAAAAGAAGGGACCCTCTACAAGGAAAAAGCCCGGGACCTGAGTTATTCAGGCATTTTCATCCGGTCCAACACCCCGGACAAATACAAAAAAAACGATTTTATCACCATGACATTTCAGACAGACCAGGCCGGTCCCCAGAAACGGAACGGCAGGATCGTAAGAATAGATACAACCGGTATCGGCGTTAATTTTGTCCCCTGA
- a CDS encoding sigma 54-interacting transcriptional regulator codes for MKNLTHSLLDRDNLNLVLDNLKLGVIAHTPERIITVFNKEAEKITGYTKAEVIGRDCHVVFQAPFCGNKCSFCNDSPEFCAETKEYPVTMITKSGDTRHLEMSVAAIIDNDNVFKGVIASFRDITDTLRLSLQAENLSSFAGIIGKDMAMQDIFRQIRDVSLYNYPVHVSGETGTGKERVACAIHDISSYGNGAFVPVNCGAIPEGIVESELFGHVKGAFSGAVKERKGRFELAHKGTLFLDEVADLPLKTQVKLLRFLQEGSFEKVGGEKKVAVDVRIISATNKNLKEEVMAGRFREDLYYRLNVIPIHLPPLRERRQDIPLLAAHFLIEAEQESGNPVPGLSDEAMNLMLTHHWPGNVRELKNVIQFSVVRSRGETIRPEDLPMELNPALYQKADPAHGTEGISPGTMPPRPVAPGQPVLHPPLTSGAGIPRGKLTEESVRAALVKTGGNKSKAARVLGVGRATLYRFLGQNPGVKDFASEF; via the coding sequence ATGAAAAACCTTACCCACTCCCTGCTGGACCGGGACAATCTCAACCTGGTGCTGGACAACCTGAAACTGGGGGTTATCGCCCATACCCCGGAACGGATCATCACTGTTTTCAACAAAGAAGCCGAAAAGATCACCGGGTACACCAAGGCAGAGGTCATCGGCCGGGACTGCCACGTGGTCTTCCAGGCCCCCTTCTGCGGCAATAAATGCTCCTTCTGTAACGATTCGCCGGAATTCTGCGCCGAGACAAAGGAATACCCGGTGACCATGATCACCAAATCCGGCGACACCCGGCACCTGGAAATGAGTGTGGCCGCCATCATCGACAATGACAATGTTTTTAAGGGCGTCATTGCTTCTTTCAGGGACATCACCGACACCCTCCGCCTCTCCCTTCAGGCTGAAAACCTATCCAGTTTTGCCGGGATCATCGGAAAAGACATGGCCATGCAGGATATCTTCCGCCAGATCCGGGATGTCTCTTTGTACAATTATCCGGTCCATGTCTCCGGTGAAACCGGAACGGGCAAGGAACGGGTGGCCTGTGCCATCCACGACATCTCCTCTTACGGAAACGGGGCCTTTGTACCGGTCAACTGCGGGGCCATTCCCGAGGGCATCGTTGAAAGCGAACTTTTCGGCCATGTCAAGGGGGCCTTTTCAGGGGCAGTAAAAGAACGGAAAGGCCGTTTTGAACTGGCCCACAAGGGGACCCTCTTCCTGGATGAGGTGGCGGACCTGCCCCTGAAAACCCAGGTCAAGCTGCTCCGTTTTCTCCAGGAAGGCTCTTTTGAAAAGGTGGGCGGGGAAAAAAAGGTGGCCGTGGATGTGCGGATCATTTCGGCCACCAACAAAAACCTGAAAGAAGAAGTCATGGCCGGGCGGTTCAGAGAAGATTTATACTACCGCCTCAACGTCATCCCCATCCACCTGCCGCCCCTGCGTGAGCGCCGCCAGGACATTCCCCTGCTGGCCGCTCACTTCCTTATAGAAGCCGAGCAGGAAAGCGGCAACCCCGTCCCCGGCCTGAGCGACGAGGCCATGAACCTGATGCTCACCCACCACTGGCCCGGCAATGTCAGGGAGTTGAAAAACGTGATCCAGTTTTCTGTGGTTCGATCCAGGGGGGAAACCATCCGTCCCGAGGACCTGCCCATGGAGTTGAATCCGGCCCTGTATCAGAAAGCGGACCCAGCCCACGGGACAGAGGGAATTTCTCCCGGGACAATGCCGCCCCGGCCAGTTGCTCCGGGCCAGCCGGTCTTGCATCCCCCCCTGACCTCCGGAGCAGGCATCCCCCGGGGCAAGCTCACCGAAGAAAGCGTCCGCGCCGCCCTGGTCAAAACCGGGGGCAATAAATCCAAAGCCGCCCGGGTGCTCGGGGTGGGACGGGCAACCCTTTACCGTTTTCTAGGACAGAACCCCGGCGTTAAGGACTTTGCCTCGGAATTCTAA
- the rarD gene encoding EamA family transporter RarD, with product MNQKLNGTLFGLAAFVAWGLLPVYWKQLQAVNAFEILCHRIIWSCIFLVGIIAWQRRWHEVLDIIHNPKALGRLVISSGIIGLNWFLYIWAVNSGRVVETSLGYYINPMINVLLGFTLLGERFSRIQWIAVGFATAGVVYSLAAYGSLPVFALALAVSFALYGFSRKKIDAAPIPGLFIETLVLFIPALAYVGFRVGLGTSPFLEDTSLSLWCLGSGVVTSLPLLWFAAAAKRLNLSTIGILQYLAPSIAFVLGVFVYKEPFTRHTLVTFAFIWAGVLLYIWESGVHSRHRQ from the coding sequence ATGAACCAGAAATTAAACGGCACGCTGTTCGGCCTGGCAGCCTTCGTGGCCTGGGGCCTTCTACCGGTCTATTGGAAACAGCTTCAGGCGGTGAACGCCTTTGAAATTCTCTGCCACCGTATCATATGGTCCTGTATTTTCCTGGTGGGCATCATTGCCTGGCAGCGGCGGTGGCATGAGGTCCTGGATATTATTCACAACCCCAAGGCCCTAGGCCGTCTCGTCATCAGCAGCGGAATCATCGGCCTGAACTGGTTTCTCTATATCTGGGCCGTCAATAGCGGCCGGGTGGTGGAAACCAGCCTGGGGTATTATATCAACCCCATGATCAACGTACTGCTGGGATTTACCCTCCTGGGGGAACGGTTCAGCCGGATCCAGTGGATTGCCGTGGGCTTTGCCACTGCCGGGGTTGTCTATTCCCTGGCAGCCTACGGGTCTCTGCCGGTATTCGCCCTGGCCCTGGCCGTATCCTTTGCCCTGTACGGATTTTCCAGAAAAAAAATTGATGCCGCCCCCATTCCCGGCCTGTTCATCGAAACCCTGGTTCTCTTTATTCCGGCCCTGGCCTACGTCGGGTTCCGGGTGGGGCTGGGCACCAGCCCCTTTCTTGAAGACACAAGCCTCTCGCTATGGTGCCTGGGATCCGGGGTGGTTACCAGCCTGCCCCTGCTCTGGTTTGCCGCGGCGGCCAAACGGCTCAACCTCTCCACCATCGGCATCCTCCAATACCTGGCCCCTTCCATCGCCTTTGTCCTCGGCGTTTTTGTCTACAAGGAACCCTTTACCCGCCACACCCTGGTCACCTTTGCCTTTATCTGGGCCGGGGTGCTGCTGTACATCTGGGAATCGGGAGTTCATTCCAGGCACCGGCAATAA